In one window of Clavelina lepadiformis chromosome 4, kaClaLepa1.1, whole genome shotgun sequence DNA:
- the LOC143451657 gene encoding uncharacterized protein LOC143451657, with the protein MSSPEEQRLTEDKPQLVQPDNNEESSSDESDEQPGTSGAVAMQARMSHGPADAGNQILQTMENAETSQSAVSRIDPGLIELASRVAESRIETVMINYAPKIYHHDERQYQHHDQRQYRDNRKYKQKYIRDLKNIKPTQVKEKQINSLDSAKRFEPSIEQQESANNPFDLPQLNTPTPDPLDATHPKQPIEANPQVEPHTDISEVTNQSNALNTEIPSTTSGNVAIQPTICHAERNTSGVLEQTGFTRTKQPISASTSQTEVPSTSPLIANPPTTSSAEPNNPQATNSPCGPGANQHQDDNKGNQHIMISYNWKDSKDPAHKISDELSAAGYKVWIDKNEMRGDIYDKMYEAVDNAYLVLMFLSENYKLSKNCKREGKLAADKRKRIIPIITQDNYKMEGWTALLVSGKLYYDFSKESFEDNFDKLIKEIDHPNEQQQFTKCLEANKADHRKLGKREEAIGKVLQQQNKRREDDIRLQAGIDVSVADIPIVHPKYTKVSFFQGRAVPKHETYAPSTGEPDTLKRDEDIEFEELLKSNERFTAFIGFPGSGKTTLSKRLAKTEEYKCLYYKFMEMPVGEKVSFRKLIMDNIYPDLDETTREDAWEWIKENQKSCLLLFDGLDQAEWSLKDKVPKVNYDTPQSVPDLIANLCNKHFLPDIKLIFTSRPHSAITLPAPLRPDSTILLGDLPLDSMNKLFYFYAGASADKLWNDFSRNAKIVLALCFNPLLLQLVIAAGLAPTTKIGKIITTTRVFATVLENLRCSDNAKHEDITLLVKQLSEVAYKTTMRSSVVITRDDLRAVGLEPDQIQDIVVGIYAHFAAVSRVFDGHVKYYFAHQLYQEFFTAKFIVNELPMDTFKTLVSNELFSDEKWSVIRRFVCGLLIDMMKDSSISNFAATGHDQPELSCFSSLPFNRQDEQVKEQISLTQKPAEENISSPEHHSSALLSTRSTEQQAEEVESSDSSISKIATSGHEQRDRSCLLSRCFCCLNRQDDQIEEQISLTQKPAEEKISSPEHQSSALLSPRYTEQQEYMKASSSSDVAEKRRIWIEALKSQLVRFEKLQDWSRGDNNKRRYISLLCELNESSDMELFNMASLRFPTEMSLKQQKELKKLDLNYCFSPDDVERLISAISEMPGKVKVLNIYGNIIKDIPGPEFFAKIEEYLWMYGCFEDGRYLANSSEKQKIQLALDQLHDSRLEVCVGYGGEGNYVMLTSRKHC; encoded by the exons ATGTCGAGCCCAGAAGAGCAAAGATTGACCGAAGATAAACCTCAACTTGTACAACCTGATAACAATGAAGAGAGCTCATCAGATGAAAGTGATGAACAACCTGGAACATCAGGCGCTGTTGCAATGCAAGCGAGGATGTCTCATG GGCCTGCAGATGCAGGAAATCAAATCttgcaaacaatggaaaatgctgAAACTTCTCAGAGTGCTGTAAGTAGAATCGATCCGGGGTTGATTGAGCTTGCAAGCAGAGTGGCTGAAAGCAGAATTG AGACAGTCATGATTAATTATGCTCCTAAAATTTATCACCACGATGAAAGACAATACCAACATCACGATCAAAGACAATACCGAGACAACagaaaatataagcaaaaaTACATCAGGgacttgaaaaatataaaaccaacCCAAGTTAaagagaaacaaataaattctttAG ATTCTGCAAAAAGATTTGAACCAAGCATTGAGCAGCAGGAGTCGGCAAATAATCCCTTTGACCTTCCTCAATTAAACACCCCAACACCAG ATCCACTTGATGCGACCCATCCAAAGCAACCGATCGAAGCAAATCCACAGGTTGAACCCCACACAGACATCTCAGAAGTGACCAATCAATCCAATGCTTTGAACACTGAGATACCTTCTACAA CTTCTGGAAACGTTGCCATTCAACCAACAATATGTCATGCAGAAAGGAACACGAGTGGTGTATTAG AGCAAACCGGTTTTACGCGAACTAAACAACCAATTTCAGCATCAACTTCACAAACTGAAGTACCAAGTACCAGTCCCTTAATCGCCAATCCACCAACGACCTCATCTGCAG AACCTAATAATCCACAAGCAACAAATTCACCTTGTGGACCTGGGGCCAATCAACACCAGGATGACAACAAAGGCAACCAGCATATAATGATCAGTTATAACTGGAAAGATTCAAAGGATCCTGCTCATAAg ATATCCGATGAACTCTCTGCCGCTGGTTACAAAGTGTGGATTGATAAAAACGAGATGAGAGGAGACATTTATGACAAAATGTATGAAGCTGTTGACAACGCTTACTTGGTCCTCATGTTTCTGTCTGAAAATTATAAACTCAGTAAAAACTGCAAAAGGGAAGGCAAACTTGCCGCTGACAAGAGAAAACGTATAATACCCATTATCACCCAAGACAATTATAAAATGGAAGGCTGGACAG ctcTTTTGGTGTCGGGAAAACTCTACTACGATTTTAGCAAAGAATCATTTGAGGATAACTTTGATAAACTTATCAAGGAAATAG ATCATCCCAATGAACAACAGCAATTCACGAAATGTTTGGAGGCAAATAAAGCAG ACCACCGAAAACTCGGAAAGCGAGAGGAAGCTATTGGAAAAGTTTTGCAGCAGCAAAATAAACGCCGTGAAGATGACATCCGTCTCCAAGCTGGAATCGACGTCTCAGTAGCAGATATTCCAATTGTCCATCCAAAGTACACCAAGGTATCTTTTTTCCAAGGACGGGCAGTCCCTAAACATGAAACTTATGCCCCGTCAACTGGTGAACCTGATACACTTAAGCGGGATGAGGACATTGAATTTGAAGAACTGCTGAAGTCCAACGAACGTTTTACCGCCTTCATAGGTTTCCCCGGATCCGGAAAGACGACTTTGTCCAAAAGATTAGCCAAAACAGAAGAATACAAATgtctttattataaatttatggAGATGCCAGTTGGCGAAAAGGTCAGTTTTCGGAAGCTAATTATGGATAACATTTATCCAGATTTAGACGAAACCACTCGAGAGGATGCATGGGAGTGGATCAAAGAAAATCAGAAAAGTTGTCTTCTACTCTTTGATGGTCTGGATCAGGCGGAGTGGTCACTTAAAGACAAAGTACCCAAAGTGAACTATGATACTCCCCAAAGTGTACCAGACCTCATTGCCAActtatgcaataaacatttccttCCAGACATTAAGCTAATCTTTACCTCCAGACCTCACAGTGCCATCACGCTTCCTGCTCCACTACGTCCAGACTCTACAATCTTACTTGGTGATCTGCCCCTTGACTCTATGaataaactgttttatttttacgctGGTGCTTCAGCCGACAAGCTTTGGAATGATTTTTCCCGAAATGCTAAAATTGTGCTTGCACTTTGTTTTAACCCGTTGTTGCTTCAGTTAGTTATAGCAGCAGGTTTGGCTCCTAcaacaaaaattggaaaaatcatCACCACAACGCGGGTATTTGCCACAGTTTTGGAGAACCTCCGATGCAGTGACAATGCAAAACACGAAGACATCACTTTACTAGTAAAGCAG CTCAGTGAAGTGGCTTACAAAACCACCATGAGGTCTTCGGTTGTCATCACACGTGACGACCTCAGAGCAGTTGGTCTTGAACCAGACCAGATACAAGATATCGTCGTCGGCATTTACGCTCATTTTGCTGCAGTCAGCCGCGTGTTTGATGGCCACGTGAAGTATTACTTCGCCCACCAGCTGTATCAGGAGTTTTTCACCGCAAAGTTCATCGTTAATGAACTGCCCATGGATACGTTTAAAACCCTTGTTTCAAACGAGCTATTTTCCGATGAGAAGTGGTCCGTTATTAGGAGATTTGTTTGCGGTCTGCTCATAGATATGATGAAAG ATTCCAGCATCAGCAATTTTGCTGCAACTGGGCACGATCAACCAGAACTCTCGTGTTTTTCCTCACTTCCTTTCAACAG ACAAGATGAGCAGGTAAAGGAGCAGATTTCACTTACACAAAAGCCAGCAGAGGAGAATATATCATCTCCAGAACATCATTCATCAGCCTTACTTTCAACTAGGTCTACAGAACAGCAGGCAGAGGAGGTGGAATCATCCG attCCAGCATCAGCAAGATTGCCACATCTGGACACGAGCAGCGAGACCGCTCGTGCTTGTTATCTCGCTGTTTTTGCTGCCTTAACAg ACAAGATGATCAGATAGAGGAGCAGATTTCACTTACACAAAAGCCAGCAGAGGAGAAGATATCATCTCCAGAACATCAGTCATCAGCCTTACTTTCACCTAGGTATACAGAACAGCAGGAATATATGAAGGCATCCTCATCATCCG ATGTTGCTGAGAAGAGGAGGATTTGGATAGAAGCACTAAAGTCACAGCTGGTACGATTTGAGAAACTGCAAGATTGGTCac GTGGCGACAATAACAAACGCAGATATATTTCGCTTTTATGCGAATTAAACGAATCCAGCGACATGGAACTCTTCAATATGGCGTCACTGCGCTTTCCAACAGAGATGAGTCT aaaacaacaaaaggaGTTAAAGAAGCTTGATCTGAACTACTGCTTCTCCCCTGATGATGTGGAAAGATTAATTTCGGCGATCTCTGAGATGCCTGGAAAG